CGTCGACTTCGTCGCCCCATTCCACGTCGACGATGTCGTAGCAGCCGACGATCCAGCCGCGCTCGAGCATCCGCTTTGCGGTTTCTTTACCTATGCCGGTGGCGCCTCCGGAAATAAAGATTGATTTCGTGCCCGAATGTGGTTGGTTCATGGAATTGACCCTAGATGTCCTTGTAGTCGCTTGTATAGGATTGGGGCCAAAATATTTTTCTTTCCGGAGGTATATTTCTTATGGTTCAGCCGTTGCGGGAGCAGGAGAGCACTGAGGTTATCAACCCTGCCACCGGGCAGGTCATCGCCTCTGTTGCGGCGCATACGAAGGAACAGACTAAGGAAGCATTTGAGCGTGCCCGGATCGCCCAGAAGCGGTGGGCGAGCACGAGTTTTCGTCAGCGCCGCAAGATCATGCTGCGCTTTCACAACCTCGTCCTGGACAACCGTGAGCGGCTCATGGACACGATCCAAGACGAAAACGGCAAGGCCCGCCTGTCCTCCTTGGAGGAGGTGCTCGACGTCGCCTTGACCGCAAGACATTACGGCTACAAGGCGGAGAGGTTGCTCAAGGAGCGCAGCCGCAAGCCTGTGATGCCGCTGCTGGCTTCGACATGGGAGCAGCGTCCACCGAAGGGAGTGGTGGGGATTATTGCGCCCTTTAATTACCCGCTGTCTTTGTCGATCAGCGATGCGATTGCGGCTTTGATGGCCGGCAACGCGATCGTACTCAAGCCAGATTCCCAAACACCGCTGTCGGCGCTTGCGGGTGTTGAGCTTCTGGAGCGCGCTGGTCTGCCGAAGGATGTGTTCCAGGTGATAACGGGGCGCGGCTCTGAGGTAGGTCAGGCGATTGTGGAGGAATGTGATTACCTCATGTTTACCGGCTCTACGGCTACAGGTGAGGTGCTCGCCCAGCAGGCGGCGGCCCGCCTGATTGATTATTCGATGGAGTTAGGTGGCAAAAACGCCATGATTGTTGCGCATGACGCCGACGTGGAGCGTGCCGCGCACGGGGCGTGGTTGGCGTGTTTTGGCAACTCTGGTCAGCTGTGCATTTCTATCGAGCGGATGTATGTTCACCGCGATGTCGCCGATGAGTTTATTCCGGCATTTGTGTCTAAGGTGCAGAACTTGCGTCTTGGGGGTGGCCACGATTGGGATATTGATATGGGCTCGCTTATTTCGGTTGAACACGCCGAGAAGGTGGAAGGTTTTGTCAACGACGCGGTGGTTAAGGGCGCGAAGGTGCTCACGGGTGGTCGTCGTTTGCCGGAGATTGGGGAGGCTTTCTTTGCTCCCACTGTGCTGACAGATGTGCCAGAGGAGGCGGAGCTTTACCGTTCCGAGGTGTTTGGCCCTGTTGTGTATATCGAGGTCGTCGACTCCGACGAGGAAGCGGTCGAGCGCGCCAATGACACCACCTATGGGTTGAACTCGTCTGTGTGGGCGAGCCCGAAGACGGGGCGTCGTTTGGCGGCGCAGCTAGAAACCGGCACCGTGAACATTAACGAGGGTTATGCGCCTGGATGGTCCGCGATTGACGCGCCGATGGGCGGGTGGAAGAAGTCGGGTGCGGGGCGTCGTCACGGCGACGGCGGTATTACCAAGTACACCGAGCCACGTAATGTGACCCAGACGAGGTTTGTGACGCTGATGGACAATGTTGTTCCCCGTCCGGCGTGGGCGGATACTTTGGCGGCGGCGTTGAAGTTGGGCCGCGACATTTTGCGGTGATGCTCAAGGTGGCAGGCGGGGAGGGAGCTTTGTGCCTGCTATACAATCAGCTTTCATGCTGTCCGCCTCCCGTATTTTCTCGGTTCTGCTCACCGGCCTTGGTATTGCTTTGATCGCCGGTGGGGTGGTTGCGCCGCGCTTTTTGCTTGGCGACGCTCGCCTTCCCCTCGATTTAGAACACACCACGTGGACGCTCACCGATGACAACGGGACCTATCGTGGTGAGTCGGTGCCGGTGACGAGGCAGTTGCACATGCAGATTCAAAACCCCGCGGACGAGGACTCGGTGGGAATCCGGATTGGGGATTCTTTGCGCGCGGGTGCGGCGGAGAGGGATTTCGATAACCTCGTTGCCGCCTCCACCTGGTCCTACGAGATGGACCGGGGGACGGGGCTGCCTGTGTCTGCTATGCGCGTGAGCGCGGTGATGGCAACTCCGGATGCGGTGGTGCAAAAGGGGGGAGTGTGGTTGAAGTTTCCGGCGGATGTGGCTCAAGAAACTTACGATGTCTTTGAGCCGCATCTGCGGGAAACAGTGCCCGC
The Corynebacterium sp. BD556 genome window above contains:
- a CDS encoding succinic semialdehyde dehydrogenase; this translates as MVQPLREQESTEVINPATGQVIASVAAHTKEQTKEAFERARIAQKRWASTSFRQRRKIMLRFHNLVLDNRERLMDTIQDENGKARLSSLEEVLDVALTARHYGYKAERLLKERSRKPVMPLLASTWEQRPPKGVVGIIAPFNYPLSLSISDAIAALMAGNAIVLKPDSQTPLSALAGVELLERAGLPKDVFQVITGRGSEVGQAIVEECDYLMFTGSTATGEVLAQQAAARLIDYSMELGGKNAMIVAHDADVERAAHGAWLACFGNSGQLCISIERMYVHRDVADEFIPAFVSKVQNLRLGGGHDWDIDMGSLISVEHAEKVEGFVNDAVVKGAKVLTGGRRLPEIGEAFFAPTVLTDVPEEAELYRSEVFGPVVYIEVVDSDEEAVERANDTTYGLNSSVWASPKTGRRLAAQLETGTVNINEGYAPGWSAIDAPMGGWKKSGAGRRHGDGGITKYTEPRNVTQTRFVTLMDNVVPRPAWADTLAAALKLGRDILR
- a CDS encoding DUF3068 domain-containing protein, translating into MLSASRIFSVLLTGLGIALIAGGVVAPRFLLGDARLPLDLEHTTWTLTDDNGTYRGESVPVTRQLHMQIQNPADEDSVGIRIGDSLRAGAAERDFDNLVAASTWSYEMDRGTGLPVSAMRVSAVMATPDAVVQKGGVWLKFPADVAQETYDVFEPHLRETVPATFVGEDEVEGRRVYRFEQHVAPTNVALKYADVRNTKTILGPEGEQIRSFYYHSAHRELTVDQISGLVVGVKERVDDFYGDVAGQRLEEIIRYDAGMEQGDVEKLAGQLGAVYSQGQSRSVTIAVIALGAVLALIGVIGALRSGNKRRSRGRHAA